The sequence CCTTCTTGTCCAGCGAGCGCCAGTAGCCGCCGTGAATGAACATCAGGATCGCCCTGGACTCGCCCTTCGGCAGAAAGACATCCATCGTCTCCATGATGTCGTCGCCGTACGGAACGTCGATTTCGCAGTTCAGCAAGCGGCGCGCCTCGGCGGATTTCTCGGCCCAGCGATCGAAGTAGCTCTGGAAGTCGGGGACCGCGGCGCGGTTGTTGTAGAGCGATTCCAGATAGGCGGTGTCGTTGTCCATGTTCCGGTTTCCGGCCTTGTTATGCAGACGGGATGCCACCGAAGGTCCAATCATGCAACATTCGCGGGGTGCGGCGAAAGCCCTTTGCGCGCTTCGCTCGCCCGATTTCTGGTAGCCTTCGCAACTTCCGCAAAACAAAAGAGTTTTCGGATCTTTCCGGCCATGGCCGCGTTGCGTCGGCGCTGCGCCTGCGTCGTGGACAAGCCGGCCGAGCGCGGCCCTGGGCCACCGACTGCTTCATCTCAACTTCTTCTGCGGGAGCAACACCATGCGCTTCCTCTCCTCATTCACTCGACACGGCGTCGGGCTTCTGGCGCTGATTCTTGCGGCATTGCCGGCCTGTGTTCTGGCTCAGCCAGGGGAGTCCCGTGCCGCACGCTGGTACATCGGGGGCGGGCTCGGCGGCTTCTCCGAGGAAGACAACGCCCAGATCAGCGGCCAGGACGCCGAATACGCCAGCTTCTTTTCCGGGGGCTATCGGGTCGCTCCCAACGTGGCCGTCGAAGCGACGGCCATGCACTGGGCACAGGATTTCGCCACGCCGTCCTCGATTTCGGGTTCACTGCCGGGAGCGCAGGCGCGCACGGATCTGCAGACCTTCGGCGTGGGCGGGCTCGTCAAGTTCATCCTGCCGCTCGACAGCGTGGACGTGTTCGCCGGCGCCGGGGTGGGTCTCTACACCACGAATCTGAGAGTGGAGGGCGGTACGGCGGAAATCGACGAGAACGACACCGATCTGGGCCTGCAGGCCGTAGTGGGTGCAGACGTGTTCGTCACGCGGCGCATCTCGG comes from Burkholderiales bacterium and encodes:
- a CDS encoding outer membrane beta-barrel protein, translated to MRFLSSFTRHGVGLLALILAALPACVLAQPGESRAARWYIGGGLGGFSEEDNAQISGQDAEYASFFSGGYRVAPNVAVEATAMHWAQDFATPSSISGSLPGAQARTDLQTFGVGGLVKFILPLDSVDVFAGAGVGLYTTNLRVEGGTAEIDENDTDLGLQAVVGADVFVTRRISVGLEYRWLKLDANFEPLIANDLDVGGQFFFGTVRGYF